A section of the Deinococcus aquaedulcis genome encodes:
- the aceF gene encoding dihydrolipoyllysine-residue acetyltransferase produces the protein MATELKLPDVGDNIEQGTVVTVLVGPGDIIQAGQPIIEIETDKAVVEVPAESGGTVEAVNVKVGDTVKVGGVIVTLGGAAAGDANAGQTPPPGTPSAEPDAPATASDPQTANRVAAAQMASQKEQAGSAGSSPAPSAPASAPAASSGGQITLPDVGDNIEQGTVVTVLVNPGDSVKEGQPVIEIETDKAVVEVPANASGIVQAVNVKVGDTVKVGGVIATLGGGSAAPVAPAAPAGTPAPAPAPSAQASAAAPAVSSLSTQTPTPPGAASLPPERAHPPTQAPGAERPYNTQSYDGRPIIPAAPSVRRLAREIGVDLRGVHGTGIAGRISEEDVRRSAGTPTVAAAVAAAPQPQQPATITPQPAAPLPDFSKWGGVTREDMSGIRKATVRSMTVSTQIPMVTHFDKADVTVMEEVRKRFGARVEKAGGKLTMTHILMKVVANALRKFPKFGASLDLENNQIIFKDYVNIGVAVDTPVGLLVPVVKDADRKSITELVLELSELAARARDRKLKPDEMQGATFTISNLGGIGGHAFTPIVNSPEVAILGVSRGGMEPVWNKETGTFEPRNMLPLSLTYDHRLIDGADAARFVRFIAESLEDPFLISL, from the coding sequence ATGGCGACTGAACTGAAACTCCCCGACGTGGGGGACAACATCGAGCAGGGCACCGTGGTCACGGTGCTGGTGGGTCCCGGCGACATCATTCAGGCCGGCCAGCCCATCATTGAAATCGAGACCGACAAGGCCGTTGTGGAAGTGCCCGCCGAGAGTGGCGGCACCGTCGAAGCGGTGAATGTGAAGGTGGGTGACACCGTCAAGGTGGGCGGCGTGATTGTCACCCTGGGTGGCGCAGCGGCGGGCGACGCGAACGCCGGGCAAACCCCCCCACCCGGCACGCCCTCCGCCGAGCCGGATGCCCCCGCCACTGCCAGCGATCCCCAGACGGCCAACCGTGTGGCGGCGGCCCAGATGGCGAGCCAGAAGGAACAGGCAGGCTCGGCCGGCAGCAGCCCGGCGCCCAGCGCACCCGCCAGTGCGCCGGCGGCCAGCAGTGGGGGTCAGATCACCCTGCCGGACGTGGGCGACAACATCGAGCAGGGCACGGTGGTGACGGTGCTGGTCAATCCCGGCGACAGCGTCAAGGAAGGCCAGCCCGTCATTGAGATCGAGACCGACAAGGCGGTGGTGGAGGTGCCCGCCAACGCCAGCGGCATCGTGCAGGCCGTAAACGTGAAGGTGGGCGACACCGTGAAGGTCGGCGGCGTGATTGCCACCCTGGGCGGCGGCAGCGCGGCGCCAGTGGCCCCTGCCGCCCCAGCCGGCACCCCAGCCCCGGCGCCGGCCCCCAGCGCCCAGGCCTCTGCCGCTGCGCCGGCCGTATCCAGCCTGAGCACCCAGACCCCCACCCCGCCCGGCGCGGCCAGCCTGCCCCCGGAGCGGGCCCACCCGCCCACCCAGGCCCCCGGCGCCGAGCGGCCCTACAACACCCAGAGCTACGATGGCCGCCCCATCATTCCGGCGGCCCCCAGCGTGCGCCGACTGGCCCGTGAAATCGGCGTGGACCTGCGCGGCGTTCACGGCACCGGCATCGCTGGCCGCATCAGCGAAGAGGACGTACGCCGCTCGGCTGGCACGCCCACGGTGGCGGCAGCGGTGGCAGCAGCTCCCCAACCCCAGCAACCAGCAACGATCACCCCTCAACCCGCCGCGCCTCTGCCCGACTTCAGCAAGTGGGGCGGCGTGACCCGTGAGGACATGAGCGGCATCCGCAAAGCCACCGTGCGTTCCATGACGGTGAGCACGCAGATTCCGATGGTCACACACTTCGACAAGGCCGACGTGACGGTCATGGAAGAGGTGCGCAAGCGTTTCGGCGCCCGCGTAGAAAAGGCCGGCGGCAAGCTCACCATGACCCACATCCTGATGAAGGTCGTGGCCAACGCCCTGCGCAAGTTCCCCAAGTTCGGCGCCAGCCTGGACCTGGAGAACAACCAGATCATCTTCAAGGACTACGTGAACATCGGCGTGGCCGTGGATACCCCGGTGGGCCTGCTGGTGCCGGTGGTCAAGGACGCCGACCGCAAGAGCATCACCGAACTGGTGCTGGAGCTGAGCGAACTGGCCGCCCGCGCCCGTGACCGCAAGCTGAAGCCCGACGAGATGCAGGGGGCCACCTTCACCATCTCCAACTTGGGCGGCATCGGCGGGCACGCCTTCACGCCCATTGTGAACAGCCCGGAAGTGGCCATCCTGGGCGTCTCGCGCGGCGGCATGGAGCCGGTGTGGAACAAGGAAACGGGCACCTTTGAGCCGCGCAACATGCTGCCCCTGAGCCTGACCTACGACCACCGCCTGATTGACGGCGCCGACGCCGCCCGCTTCGTGCGCTTTATCGCCGAGAGCCTGGAAGACCCCTTCCTGATCTCGCTGTAA